A single region of the Rathayibacter rathayi genome encodes:
- a CDS encoding FtsK/SpoIIIE domain-containing protein: protein MRLLLDLDDARTDIDLGRYRSSATLGDLVGAVTGHRPPTGTTLAVDSALHPIDTKLVDLLLLEGTRIARSPEPRPSAVRGWTATLSGGLGAGPVIEIPRSRSLTVGRSPHADIVLDTASASWEHFSVTREGDALRVRDTDSTNGTLVDGVPASGEGVLVTDAAVVIAGGAALMLRAAPREPLAPEPGSLNNVTANATVPFNRPPRPGRPATAEAVVPPGRVEVASATKFSVITVAAPLVLAFAMVLIMGDARYALFAALSPVAGVGMWFEQKHRHTRAIRTEEQRFGEALQTLRDDVARAARLERARLEEDAPDPATTIRRAALPATSLWQRRATSPDVLSLHIGVGDVPWSPPLDQRGVSRLEEQVRAILAESIVPSAPVSINLADGGVVGIVGDREGSLALARSLLCQAAVHCGPADLAVGVFCDRGRDSDWSWASWLPHTRLVGGERRLSDRRERSTELLRGLRNDRAPRVLLVLDSDVLTEGRDAPARELLGLGRGEREPATRISGLVLAASEEQLPASCTVVVRVGADASAVLSRPDERTTVEDVVLAGLTTATAERCARDLARFEDPELVTAGAALPVLVRLPPLLGTDHPTAADVRTWWSSARGVRAPVGAGELGPLVLDLVADGPHGLVGGTTGSGKSEFLRSFVAGLAAWNDPTRLNFVLIDFKGGAAFAACERLPHTIGTISNLDAQLADRALRALEAEMKRRQRIFAAAGEGIDNLDAYWATSPAEPMPRLLLVVDEFAMLAKEHPDVLTSLVSVAAVGRTLGVHMILATQRPAGVVNDDILANTNLRVALRVQSRDDSANVIGVSSAAEISRSQTGRAYVKLGQNDISPVQTALVTGRAEAAAVEAIEVRLVGFTGVPLEESALVTADETTPTDLDLLIDAVVAANADAAFAPPRPIWPAPLGDTVPFGGFGAEESDLGRVVDDVLQFALSDDPDRQRQVATGWDLGEGNLLLLGIPGSGTSTALASIALTATRQFSPNDLDLYVLDAGSRDGAPLARLPHTVSYVGAGAGAHEKQTRFLRHLRDEVRRRRASPGEHRRALVLIDGLATLKDEFGDWEGLALMEAFSRAYADGPELGLHFAVTTSRAKAIPSVMEEVTTQKWLFRLADPQDYSVSGVKPTYAPAPVPGRCVLVASLLQTHVATAAVGLDRAIAEVVARWPDAGSKTSAVGTLPERVAVSALGLNARFDQEPWLLPIGLGESDLAPLAFQVFEGEHITVTGPARSGKSTVLLALAEAARVAGSVAVWGACDRRSPLAGADLDRLAVGADELRTLLGSLLMEDGPVLLLLDDAERWDDSDQSLLRLISSGRPGLCVVLAGRSNDLRHHFGNWTKKAAASRSILLLQPDMDNDNNLFGSQIPRRFPVPPTVGRGFVSLNGEVHFVQSVSPTPADGDA from the coding sequence ATGCGACTCCTTCTCGACCTCGACGACGCCCGCACCGACATCGACCTCGGGCGCTACCGCAGCTCGGCGACCCTCGGCGATCTCGTCGGTGCCGTCACCGGGCATCGTCCGCCGACCGGAACGACGCTCGCCGTCGACTCCGCCCTGCACCCGATCGACACCAAGCTGGTCGACCTGCTTCTGCTCGAGGGAACCCGGATCGCCCGCTCTCCCGAGCCGCGGCCCTCGGCGGTCCGCGGCTGGACCGCCACACTCTCCGGCGGGCTCGGCGCCGGACCCGTGATCGAGATCCCGCGGAGCAGATCGCTCACCGTCGGCCGATCCCCGCACGCCGATATCGTCCTGGACACGGCGAGCGCATCCTGGGAACACTTCTCCGTGACCCGCGAGGGCGATGCCCTGCGCGTTCGGGATACGGACAGCACGAACGGCACGCTGGTCGACGGCGTCCCCGCGAGCGGCGAGGGCGTCCTCGTCACCGACGCCGCAGTCGTGATCGCCGGAGGCGCGGCGCTGATGCTCCGCGCCGCGCCGCGCGAGCCCCTCGCCCCCGAACCGGGGAGCCTGAACAACGTGACCGCGAATGCGACCGTGCCTTTCAACCGGCCGCCGCGGCCAGGGCGACCAGCCACCGCCGAAGCGGTCGTCCCACCCGGCCGCGTCGAGGTCGCGTCCGCCACGAAGTTTAGTGTGATCACCGTCGCGGCGCCGCTGGTCCTCGCCTTCGCGATGGTCCTGATCATGGGCGACGCCCGTTACGCCCTGTTCGCCGCGCTCAGTCCGGTCGCCGGAGTGGGCATGTGGTTCGAGCAGAAGCACCGGCACACCCGAGCGATCCGAACCGAGGAGCAGCGCTTCGGCGAGGCGCTGCAAACGCTCCGTGACGACGTCGCCCGCGCGGCACGTCTCGAGCGGGCCCGCCTCGAGGAGGATGCGCCCGATCCGGCGACGACGATCCGTCGCGCAGCGCTACCCGCCACCTCGCTGTGGCAGCGGCGCGCGACCTCCCCGGACGTGCTCAGCCTGCACATCGGCGTCGGCGATGTCCCGTGGTCTCCCCCACTCGACCAGCGCGGAGTGTCACGGCTCGAGGAGCAGGTGCGCGCGATCCTCGCGGAGAGCATCGTCCCGAGCGCACCCGTGTCGATCAATCTCGCGGACGGAGGTGTCGTCGGCATCGTCGGCGACCGCGAGGGCAGCCTCGCCCTGGCACGGAGCCTGCTCTGCCAAGCAGCCGTCCACTGCGGGCCGGCCGACCTCGCCGTCGGTGTGTTCTGCGATCGGGGACGCGACTCCGACTGGAGCTGGGCCTCCTGGCTCCCCCACACCCGGCTCGTCGGCGGCGAGCGCCGTCTCTCCGACCGGCGCGAGCGCAGCACCGAACTCCTCCGTGGTCTTCGCAATGACCGCGCGCCGCGGGTACTTCTGGTGCTGGACTCGGACGTGCTGACCGAGGGCCGCGACGCTCCCGCACGCGAACTCCTCGGGCTCGGACGCGGTGAGCGCGAGCCCGCGACCCGCATCTCCGGTCTTGTCCTCGCGGCATCGGAGGAGCAGCTCCCCGCCTCCTGCACGGTCGTCGTGCGCGTCGGGGCGGACGCGTCGGCGGTCCTCTCGCGTCCCGACGAGCGGACCACCGTCGAGGATGTGGTGCTCGCCGGACTCACCACCGCCACTGCCGAGCGCTGCGCGCGGGACCTGGCACGCTTCGAGGACCCCGAACTCGTCACCGCCGGCGCGGCTCTGCCCGTGCTCGTGCGGCTCCCGCCGCTCCTGGGAACCGATCATCCGACGGCCGCCGATGTCCGGACGTGGTGGTCGAGCGCCCGAGGTGTCCGTGCGCCCGTCGGAGCCGGGGAGCTCGGTCCCCTCGTGCTCGACCTCGTCGCTGACGGCCCACACGGCCTGGTCGGAGGCACCACCGGCTCGGGGAAGAGCGAGTTCCTCCGCTCCTTCGTCGCCGGCCTGGCCGCCTGGAACGATCCAACGCGTCTCAACTTCGTGCTGATCGACTTCAAGGGCGGAGCGGCGTTCGCGGCCTGCGAGCGGCTGCCGCACACGATCGGCACGATCAGCAACCTCGACGCCCAGCTCGCCGACCGTGCCCTGCGCGCCCTCGAGGCCGAGATGAAGCGGCGTCAGCGGATCTTCGCCGCCGCGGGCGAGGGCATCGACAATCTCGACGCCTACTGGGCCACGTCGCCGGCGGAGCCGATGCCACGACTCCTGCTCGTCGTGGACGAGTTCGCCATGTTGGCGAAGGAGCATCCCGACGTCCTGACCTCGCTGGTCAGCGTTGCGGCCGTCGGCCGGACACTCGGGGTCCACATGATCCTCGCGACCCAGCGACCCGCGGGCGTGGTCAACGATGACATCCTCGCGAACACCAACCTCCGCGTCGCTCTCCGAGTGCAGAGCCGCGACGACTCCGCCAACGTGATCGGAGTCTCGAGCGCTGCCGAGATCTCCCGCTCGCAAACAGGTCGGGCCTACGTGAAGCTCGGCCAGAACGACATCTCCCCGGTGCAGACCGCGCTGGTCACCGGGCGCGCGGAGGCGGCGGCGGTCGAAGCGATCGAGGTTCGGCTGGTCGGATTCACGGGGGTGCCGCTCGAGGAATCCGCTCTGGTCACGGCCGACGAGACGACCCCGACCGATCTCGACCTCCTGATCGACGCGGTGGTGGCCGCGAACGCCGATGCCGCCTTCGCGCCGCCTCGTCCGATCTGGCCGGCGCCACTTGGCGACACTGTGCCCTTCGGCGGATTCGGTGCGGAGGAGTCCGATCTCGGCCGCGTCGTCGACGACGTCCTGCAGTTCGCTCTCTCGGACGACCCGGACCGCCAGCGCCAGGTCGCGACCGGCTGGGACCTCGGCGAGGGGAATCTGCTCCTGCTCGGCATCCCCGGCAGCGGCACGAGCACGGCTCTCGCCTCGATCGCTCTCACCGCGACCCGCCAGTTCTCCCCGAACGACCTCGACCTGTACGTCCTCGATGCCGGCTCCCGCGACGGCGCCCCGCTCGCGCGCCTCCCGCACACCGTCTCCTACGTCGGCGCAGGTGCCGGTGCCCACGAGAAACAAACCCGTTTCCTCCGTCACCTCCGCGACGAGGTGCGCAGGCGCCGGGCGTCACCCGGTGAGCATCGTCGAGCGCTGGTGCTCATCGACGGGCTCGCGACGTTGAAGGACGAGTTCGGCGACTGGGAGGGCCTGGCCCTGATGGAAGCGTTCTCTCGCGCCTACGCCGATGGGCCGGAGCTCGGCCTGCATTTCGCGGTGACGACCAGCCGCGCGAAGGCGATCCCCTCCGTGATGGAGGAGGTGACGACGCAGAAGTGGCTGTTCCGCCTCGCGGATCCGCAGGACTACTCCGTCTCGGGCGTGAAGCCAACGTATGCGCCCGCTCCGGTACCGGGTCGCTGCGTCCTGGTCGCGTCGCTCCTGCAGACCCACGTCGCGACCGCAGCGGTCGGTCTCGACCGGGCGATCGCCGAGGTGGTGGCCCGGTGGCCGGACGCTGGGAGCAAGACGAGCGCGGTCGGCACGCTACCCGAGCGGGTCGCAGTGAGCGCGCTCGGGCTCAACGCCCGCTTCGACCAAGAACCGTGGCTGCTTCCGATCGGTCTGGGCGAATCGGACCTCGCCCCACTGGCCTTCCAGGTGTTCGAGGGTGAGCACATCACCGTCACCGGCCCCGCGCGATCCGGCAAGTCGACCGTGCTACTCGCCCTGGCTGAAGCGGCGCGGGTCGCCGGCTCCGTCGCGGTCTGGGGCGCGTGTGATCGCCGGTCCCCGCTGGCGGGCGCCGACCTCGACCGGCTCGCCGTCGGCGCGGATGAGCTGCGGACTCTTCTCGGGTCGCTTCTGATGGAGGACGGCCCCGTGCTGCTCCTCCTCGACGACGCCGAGCGCTGGGACGATTCCGACCAGTCGCTGCTGCGGCTGATCTCGTCGGGCAGACCGGGCCTCTGTGTCGTCCTGGCCGGCCGATCGAACGACCTGCGTCATCATTTCGGGAACTGGACGAAGAAGGCTGCGGCCTCCCGTTCGATCCTGCTGCTGCAGCCCGACATGGATAACGACAACAATCTCTTCGGTTCGCAGATCCCCCGCCGCTTCCCCGTGCCGCCGACGGTGGGCCGCGGCTTCGTCAGCCTGAACGGCGAGGTCCATTTCGTCCAGTCGGTGTCGCCGACGCCGGCGGACGGCGACGCCTAG